A portion of the Bacillus thuringiensis genome contains these proteins:
- a CDS encoding D-alanyl-D-alanine carboxypeptidase family protein, translating into MKGMLCKRFIAIVTVLTLFCSMFVTFGRAAAETASAIEVEAGSAILIEANSGKILYEKNADESLAIASMTKMMSEYLVHEAVDKGKLKWDQKVKISEYAHKISQDRSLSNVPLENGGSYTVKELYEAMAIYSANGATIALVEEIAGKEVNFVKMMNDKSKEFGMKDYKFVNSTGLTNHDLKGYHPEGTTLDEKNKMSARDCAILAQRLIQDFPQILNTAKIPKKTFQEGGKYPIDMANFNWMLKGLIKQYEGVDGLKTGTTPEAGDCFTGTVERNGMRLISVVIKAKSHTARFDETKKLYDYGFANFEVKNVYRKDSVVKGHETVRVANAKDKDVVVQTKQAVSLPMPKGNKDIYKKEFKVLNKKQEAPMKKGVTISEMIISPKDNTDPGFLSGKSLQIDLVTKSDVEQANWFTRFIRKTGSFFSGMWDSAIDIVKS; encoded by the coding sequence GTGAAAGGTATGCTTTGCAAGAGATTTATTGCAATAGTAACAGTGCTTACACTATTTTGTAGCATGTTCGTTACATTTGGAAGAGCAGCGGCGGAAACAGCTTCTGCTATAGAGGTTGAAGCAGGATCAGCAATTTTAATAGAAGCAAATTCCGGGAAAATTTTATATGAAAAAAATGCAGATGAATCATTGGCAATTGCTAGTATGACAAAAATGATGAGCGAATACTTAGTTCATGAAGCGGTGGATAAAGGAAAACTTAAATGGGATCAAAAAGTTAAAATCTCTGAATATGCACATAAGATTTCGCAAGATCGTTCATTATCAAACGTTCCATTAGAAAATGGTGGCTCTTATACAGTAAAAGAGTTATATGAGGCAATGGCAATTTACTCTGCAAACGGTGCAACAATTGCTTTAGTTGAAGAGATTGCTGGTAAAGAAGTCAACTTTGTAAAAATGATGAACGATAAGTCGAAAGAGTTTGGAATGAAAGATTATAAATTTGTAAACTCTACAGGCTTAACAAATCACGATTTAAAAGGATATCATCCAGAAGGGACAACTCTAGACGAGAAAAATAAAATGTCTGCAAGGGATTGTGCAATTTTAGCACAACGTCTTATTCAAGATTTCCCCCAAATATTAAATACAGCAAAAATTCCTAAAAAAACATTCCAAGAGGGTGGTAAATATCCAATTGATATGGCGAACTTTAACTGGATGTTAAAAGGTTTAATTAAGCAATATGAAGGTGTAGATGGTTTGAAAACAGGAACGACTCCAGAAGCGGGAGATTGTTTCACTGGTACAGTAGAAAGAAATGGTATGCGCCTAATTTCTGTAGTGATAAAAGCAAAATCTCATACGGCACGTTTTGATGAAACAAAGAAATTATACGATTATGGATTTGCGAATTTTGAAGTGAAGAATGTCTACAGAAAAGATTCAGTAGTAAAAGGGCATGAAACAGTGCGAGTAGCAAATGCAAAAGACAAAGATGTAGTAGTTCAAACGAAGCAAGCTGTTTCACTTCCAATGCCGAAGGGCAATAAAGACATTTATAAAAAAGAATTTAAAGTATTGAATAAAAAACAAGAAGCGCCTATGAAAAAAGGTGTAACAATTAGTGAAATGATTATCTCGCCTAAAGATAATACAGATCCTGGGTTCTTATCAGGTAAATCGTTACAAATAGATCTTGTAACAAAATCTGATGTGGAACAAGCAAATTGGTTTACACGTTTTATACGTAAAACAGGATCTTTTTTTAGTGGTATGTGGGATAGTGCGATTGATATAGTAAAAAGCTAA
- a CDS encoding CatB-related O-acetyltransferase produces the protein MKYPLFNHWSETKYIKDIVTNPLIEVGEYSYYSGYYSHQNFEDGCVRYLWGDAKSQALFNPIEQMGWHLDKLIIGNYVCIASGVVILMGGNHNHHSEWITVYPFAEQIEQSYEPKGDTVIKSDAWIGMNAIIMPGVTIGEGAIVAAGSVVSKDVPPYTIVGGNPAKEIKKRFTDTEINMLMEMRWFDWDRKLIEKAIPLLSSPSIEPLFAFYKNEVKNK, from the coding sequence ATGAAGTATCCATTATTTAATCATTGGTCAGAAACAAAGTATATAAAAGATATAGTAACAAATCCACTCATTGAAGTAGGAGAGTACTCCTATTATTCAGGCTATTATAGTCATCAAAATTTTGAAGATGGCTGTGTAAGGTATTTGTGGGGGGATGCTAAGTCTCAAGCACTTTTCAATCCAATTGAACAGATGGGATGGCATCTTGATAAACTCATTATTGGGAATTATGTTTGCATTGCAAGTGGAGTAGTCATTTTAATGGGTGGTAACCATAATCATCACTCAGAATGGATTACAGTATATCCATTCGCTGAGCAAATTGAACAATCATATGAACCTAAGGGTGATACAGTCATAAAAAGTGATGCTTGGATTGGAATGAATGCTATAATAATGCCTGGCGTTACTATTGGTGAAGGGGCAATTGTTGCTGCAGGATCTGTCGTAAGTAAAGATGTTCCGCCGTATACAATAGTTGGTGGAAATCCTGCTAAGGAAATAAAGAAACGATTCACTGATACAGAAATAAACATGTTAATGGAAATGCGTTGGTTTGATTGGGATAGGAAATTGATTGAGAAGGCAATTCCGCTGTTATCTAGTCCATCCATCGAACCATTATTTGCTTTTTATAAAAATGAAGTGAAAAATAAATAA